One window of the Oscillatoria salina IIICB1 genome contains the following:
- a CDS encoding dynamin family protein, with translation MTQQLPQCDNLQEQVNSLLQLLQEEPALRQQDTTTVEASLKKAVSPRFEIVFAGAFSAGKSMLINALLERELLYSAEGHATGTECYLSYAEPDNERVVLTFLSEAEIGAQANTLSQSLGLPSPVNLNQAEVRNKLHQESEKIIQQEGGESKSERAKQANALKLLIAGFEANRSRIHTLQNATYAMEAFNFSNLQEAASYARRGSNSAVLKKLAYYCHHPLLEDGNVIIDTPGIDAPIAKDRQLTYDKIADPDTSAVICVLKPASAGDMTASETELLETMRTNPGIRDRVFYVFNRVDETWYNTQLRDRLNHLINSQFNSTNRIYKTSALLGFYGSQIKHTTASDRFGLDSLFAQTVKGLDGQEETPQFVYEFNRYCFISEKLPTNKFPIFIDSRENPTQNAKYVRLLKDFGNDLIDQLIKDSGISTFSQAITRYLTEEKRPQLFENLADDLQPLCISLKQYYLSFQRDLDSQPQEIEAMKQQELAKLSQQLKQVGDQFQAHIAKEISDILNGDNSGFEADFQELKLAMVSCLDSLLTKFSVATAHRRAVEAHPRNSVVPLLSILAEAFYYLANELEDVLLAASQTLVIKFFERLQSQVRQQEYYREIYRLLGNDSGIERNLKQLEIQVDRALANETRTECDRYIRERPQFYSQGSVSMWQLHQTLQESCRSFDYQSMVEAEPAIRQLLKLDFDPKVSQTVNRIFRQTINQTLKTHLLPAAGQQAEAILQQYSEARTYLEQTLEKEAEAKIANNQRSQDNIQSKIAAYNQAVAGINSCLEAMKLDREKLPPIRESDLNFVLVNPEFYPVEFGEFVEENEELTAEVTEEF, from the coding sequence ATGACACAACAACTACCCCAGTGTGACAACCTCCAAGAGCAAGTTAACAGTTTGCTGCAACTGCTGCAAGAAGAACCTGCTCTCAGACAGCAGGATACCACGACTGTCGAAGCCTCGCTCAAAAAAGCAGTGTCACCGCGATTTGAAATTGTCTTTGCGGGTGCTTTTAGCGCGGGTAAATCAATGTTAATCAATGCCCTGCTAGAGCGCGAATTGCTTTATAGTGCAGAAGGTCATGCTACAGGTACAGAATGTTATCTTTCCTATGCTGAACCGGATAACGAGCGTGTAGTCTTAACTTTCCTTAGTGAAGCAGAAATTGGCGCACAAGCAAACACTCTTTCTCAAAGTTTAGGATTACCATCACCTGTAAATCTTAACCAAGCGGAAGTGAGAAACAAACTGCATCAAGAAAGCGAGAAAATTATTCAACAAGAAGGAGGAGAAAGTAAATCCGAACGCGCGAAACAAGCAAATGCTTTAAAATTATTAATTGCCGGATTTGAAGCTAACCGATCGCGCATTCACACTTTGCAAAATGCAACTTATGCAATGGAAGCTTTTAATTTTTCTAACTTGCAAGAAGCAGCTAGTTATGCGCGACGAGGTAGTAATAGTGCTGTTTTGAAGAAATTAGCATATTACTGTCACCATCCCTTGCTAGAAGATGGTAACGTAATTATCGATACGCCTGGAATTGATGCGCCAATTGCCAAAGACCGCCAATTAACTTACGATAAGATTGCCGATCCCGATACTTCTGCGGTAATTTGTGTCCTGAAACCAGCTTCAGCCGGGGATATGACAGCATCAGAAACAGAATTACTGGAAACAATGCGAACTAATCCGGGAATACGCGATCGCGTTTTTTACGTTTTCAACCGCGTAGACGAAACTTGGTACAACACCCAATTACGCGATCGCCTCAATCACTTGATCAATTCACAGTTTAATTCGACTAATCGCATCTACAAAACCAGTGCTTTACTCGGTTTTTATGGCAGTCAAATTAAGCATACCACAGCCAGCGATCGTTTTGGTTTAGATTCTTTATTTGCCCAAACTGTAAAGGGTTTAGACGGACAAGAAGAAACACCTCAATTTGTTTACGAATTCAATCGCTACTGTTTTATTTCGGAAAAATTACCCACCAACAAATTTCCCATTTTTATCGACAGTCGCGAAAATCCTACCCAAAATGCGAAATACGTTCGTTTGCTGAAAGATTTCGGCAACGATCTCATCGATCAATTAATCAAAGATAGCGGAATTAGCACTTTTAGCCAAGCAATTACGCGCTATCTTACCGAAGAAAAACGTCCCCAATTGTTTGAAAATCTCGCTGACGACTTGCAACCTTTGTGTATTAGTCTCAAACAATATTACCTTTCTTTTCAGCGAGATTTAGACAGCCAACCCCAAGAAATTGAAGCAATGAAACAACAGGAGTTGGCAAAACTAAGTCAGCAACTCAAGCAAGTTGGCGACCAATTTCAAGCCCACATAGCGAAAGAAATTAGCGATATTCTCAACGGCGATAACTCAGGTTTTGAAGCCGATTTCCAAGAGCTAAAATTAGCAATGGTAAGTTGTTTAGATAGCTTATTAACTAAATTTTCCGTAGCCACAGCCCATCGCCGCGCAGTCGAAGCCCATCCGCGCAATTCAGTAGTTCCCTTACTCTCAATTTTAGCCGAAGCTTTCTATTACTTAGCCAACGAATTAGAAGATGTCTTGCTTGCTGCTTCTCAAACCCTAGTCATCAAATTTTTTGAACGCTTGCAAAGCCAAGTTAGACAACAAGAATACTACCGAGAAATTTATCGTTTACTAGGAAATGATAGCGGCATTGAGCGTAACTTAAAACAACTGGAAATCCAAGTAGATCGCGCCTTAGCTAACGAAACCAGAACCGAATGCGATCGCTACATTCGCGAACGTCCTCAATTTTACTCACAAGGTTCCGTTTCTATGTGGCAGCTTCACCAAACTTTACAAGAGTCTTGTCGTAGCTTCGACTATCAAAGTATGGTAGAAGCAGAGCCAGCAATTCGTCAATTGCTCAAGCTTGATTTCGATCCCAAAGTTTCCCAAACCGTTAATCGTATTTTCCGTCAAACAATTAACCAAACCCTAAAAACTCATCTTTTACCAGCAGCAGGACAACAAGCTGAAGCCATTTTACAACAATACAGTGAAGCCCGTACTTACCTAGAACAAACTCTCGAAAAAGAAGCAGAAGCAAAAATAGCTAATAATCAGCGATCGCAAGATAATATTCAAAGTAAGATCGCCGCATACAACCAAGCAGTTGCCGGAATAAATTCTTGTTTGGAAGCAATGAAATTAGACCGGGAAAAATTGCCTCCCATCCGAGAATCAGACCTGAATTTTGTGCTAGTTAATCCTGAGTTTTATCCTGTAGAGTTCGGAGAATTTGTTGAAGAAAATGAAGAATTAACCGCAGAAGTAACGGAAGAATTTTAA